From the Halichoerus grypus chromosome 3, mHalGry1.hap1.1, whole genome shotgun sequence genome, one window contains:
- the CHMP7 gene encoding charged multivesicular body protein 7 isoform X2: MWSPEREAEAPAGGDPAGLLPPEWEEDEERMSFLFSAFKRSREVNSTDWDSKMGFWAPLVLSHSRRQGVVRLRLRDLQEAFQRKGSVPLGLATVLQDLLRRGELQRESDFMASVDSSWISWGVGVFLLKPLKWTLSNMLGDNKVPAEEVLVAVELLKEKAEEVYRLYQNSPLSSHPVVALSELSTLCAGSCPDERTFYLVLLQLQKEKRVTVLEQNGEKIVKFARGPHAKVSPVNDVDVGVYQLMQSEQLLSRKVESLSQEAERCKEEARRACRAGKKQLALRSLKAKQRTEKRIEALHAKLDTVQGILDRIYASQTDQMVFNAYQAGVGALKLSMKDVTVEKAESLVDQIQEILTVRNWRRNWTSFFGIPPKNLWICLKTPLRHFIPTVCLTLGSRTPNLKLNLRNCPYQREVWSQAVNLQKGNWNRLSKAILGPSSEGPSCKRETRLVCVCT; encoded by the exons ATGTGGTCCCCGGAGCGGGAGGCCGAGGCCCCGGCCGGGGGAGACCCGGCGGGCCTACTGCCCCCCGAgtgggaggaggatgaggaacGCATGTCTTTCCTGTTCTCCGCCTTCAAAAGGAGTCGCGAGGTGAACAGCACCGACTGGGACAGCAAGATGGGCTTCTGGGCTCCGTTGGTGCTGAGCCACAGCCGCCGCCAGGGGGTGGTGCGCCTGCGTCTGCGGGACTTGCAGGAGGCCTTTCAGCGCAAGGGCAGTGTCCCCCTGGGGCTGGCCACCGTGCTGCAGGACCTACTACG TCGAGGGGAGCTGCAGCGGGAGTCAGACTTCATGGCCAGTGTAGACAGCAGCTGGATCTCCTGGGGGGTTGGAGTCTTCCTGCTGAAGCCCCTCAAGTGGACTCTTTCCAACATGCTAGGGGATAATAAAGTTCCTGCCGAGGAGGTGCTCGTAGCTGTGGAGCTGCTTAAG GAGAAGGCTGAGGAGGTGTATCGTCTGTATCAGaactcccctctctcctcccatcctGTGGTGGCCCTGTCAGAGCTGAGCACCCTCTGCGCGGGCTCCTGTCCGGACGAGAGGACCTTCTACTTGGTGTTGCTGCAGctgcagaaagagaagagagtcaCAGTTCTCGAGCAGAATGGGGAAAAG ATTGTGAAGTTTGCCCGAGGGCCACATGCCAAGGTCTCTCCTGTCAACGACGTAGATGTTGGGGTATACCAGCTGATGCAGAGTGAACAGCTGCTCTCGCGCAAAGTGGAGTCCTTgtcccaggaggcagagag GTGTAAAGAAGAAGCCCGCCGGGCATGCCGAGCAGGAAAGAAGCAGCTG GCACTGAGGTCTCTCAAGGCCAAGCAACGGACAGAGAAGCGCATCGAGGCCCTGCATGCCAAGCTGGACACTGTTCAAGGCATCCTGGACCGGATCTATGCCTCGCAGACAGACCAGATG gttttcaaTGCTTATCAGGCCGGGGTAGGAGCACTAAAACTCTCCATGAAGGATGTCACAGTGGAGAAGGCAGAGAGCCTTGTGGATCAGATCCAAGAG attttgacAGTGAGGAACTGGAGAAGGAACTGGACATCCTTCTTCGGGATACCACCAAAGAACCTTTGGATCTGCCTGAAAACCCCCCTGAGACATTTTATACCAACAGTGTGCCTAACCCTAGGATCTCGGACGCCGAACTTGAAGCTGAACTTGAGAAACTGTCCTTATCAGAGGGAG GTTTGGTCCCAAGCAGTAAATCTCCAAAAAGGCAATTGGAACCGACTCTCTAAAGCCATTCTAGGACCCTCAAGTGAAGGACCCTCGTGTAAAAGAGAGAccaggcttgtgtgtgtgtgtacatag
- the CHMP7 gene encoding charged multivesicular body protein 7 isoform X1: MWSPEREAEAPAGGDPAGLLPPEWEEDEERMSFLFSAFKRSREVNSTDWDSKMGFWAPLVLSHSRRQGVVRLRLRDLQEAFQRKGSVPLGLATVLQDLLRRGELQRESDFMASVDSSWISWGVGVFLLKPLKWTLSNMLGDNKVPAEEVLVAVELLKEKAEEVYRLYQNSPLSSHPVVALSELSTLCAGSCPDERTFYLVLLQLQKEKRVTVLEQNGEKIVKFARGPHAKVSPVNDVDVGVYQLMQSEQLLSRKVESLSQEAERCKEEARRACRAGKKQLALRSLKAKQRTEKRIEALHAKLDTVQGILDRIYASQTDQMVFNAYQAGVGALKLSMKDVTVEKAESLVDQIQELCDTQDEVSQTLASGVTNGLDFDSEELEKELDILLRDTTKEPLDLPENPPETFYTNSVPNPRISDAELEAELEKLSLSEGGLVPSSKSPKRQLEPTL; this comes from the exons ATGTGGTCCCCGGAGCGGGAGGCCGAGGCCCCGGCCGGGGGAGACCCGGCGGGCCTACTGCCCCCCGAgtgggaggaggatgaggaacGCATGTCTTTCCTGTTCTCCGCCTTCAAAAGGAGTCGCGAGGTGAACAGCACCGACTGGGACAGCAAGATGGGCTTCTGGGCTCCGTTGGTGCTGAGCCACAGCCGCCGCCAGGGGGTGGTGCGCCTGCGTCTGCGGGACTTGCAGGAGGCCTTTCAGCGCAAGGGCAGTGTCCCCCTGGGGCTGGCCACCGTGCTGCAGGACCTACTACG TCGAGGGGAGCTGCAGCGGGAGTCAGACTTCATGGCCAGTGTAGACAGCAGCTGGATCTCCTGGGGGGTTGGAGTCTTCCTGCTGAAGCCCCTCAAGTGGACTCTTTCCAACATGCTAGGGGATAATAAAGTTCCTGCCGAGGAGGTGCTCGTAGCTGTGGAGCTGCTTAAG GAGAAGGCTGAGGAGGTGTATCGTCTGTATCAGaactcccctctctcctcccatcctGTGGTGGCCCTGTCAGAGCTGAGCACCCTCTGCGCGGGCTCCTGTCCGGACGAGAGGACCTTCTACTTGGTGTTGCTGCAGctgcagaaagagaagagagtcaCAGTTCTCGAGCAGAATGGGGAAAAG ATTGTGAAGTTTGCCCGAGGGCCACATGCCAAGGTCTCTCCTGTCAACGACGTAGATGTTGGGGTATACCAGCTGATGCAGAGTGAACAGCTGCTCTCGCGCAAAGTGGAGTCCTTgtcccaggaggcagagag GTGTAAAGAAGAAGCCCGCCGGGCATGCCGAGCAGGAAAGAAGCAGCTG GCACTGAGGTCTCTCAAGGCCAAGCAACGGACAGAGAAGCGCATCGAGGCCCTGCATGCCAAGCTGGACACTGTTCAAGGCATCCTGGACCGGATCTATGCCTCGCAGACAGACCAGATG gttttcaaTGCTTATCAGGCCGGGGTAGGAGCACTAAAACTCTCCATGAAGGATGTCACAGTGGAGAAGGCAGAGAGCCTTGTGGATCAGATCCAAGAG CTGTGTGACACCCAGGATGAAGTTTCTCAGACTCTGGCTAGCGGGGTGACCAATGGCTTAG attttgacAGTGAGGAACTGGAGAAGGAACTGGACATCCTTCTTCGGGATACCACCAAAGAACCTTTGGATCTGCCTGAAAACCCCCCTGAGACATTTTATACCAACAGTGTGCCTAACCCTAGGATCTCGGACGCCGAACTTGAAGCTGAACTTGAGAAACTGTCCTTATCAGAGGGAG GTTTGGTCCCAAGCAGTAAATCTCCAAAAAGGCAATTGGAACCGACTCTCTAA